Proteins encoded in a region of the Megalops cyprinoides isolate fMegCyp1 chromosome 3, fMegCyp1.pri, whole genome shotgun sequence genome:
- the hspb1 gene encoding heat shock protein beta-1 gives MTERRIPFTFLRTPSWDPFRDWYHGSRLFDQSFGMPALPEEFYHWPSTHWPGYMRPAAPAPPPPEAAASVGPMLAPSPYARALSRQLSSGMSEIKQTQDLWKVSLDVNHFSPEELVVKTKDGVVEITGKHEERRDEHGYVSRCFTRKYTLPPGADAEKVMSSLSPEGVLTVEAPLPKPAIQSAEINIPVTLDSKAKPAVEAKK, from the exons ATGACTGAGAGACGCATTCCCTTCACCTTTCTGCGCACCCCGAGCTGGGACCCCTTCCGGGACTGGTACCACGGCAGCCGGCTCTTTGACCAGTCTTTTGGCATGCCCGCTTTGCCAGAGGAGTTCTACCACTGGCCCAGCACCCACTGGCCCGGCTACATGCGGCCCGCggcccccgcaccccccccacccgagGCCGCAGCCTCCGTCGGGCCCATGTTGGCGCCGTCCCCCTACGCCCGCGCCCTGTCCCGCCAGCTCAGCAGCGGCATGTCCGAAATCAAGCAGACCCAGGACCTGTGGAAGGTCAGCCTGGACGTCAACCACTTTTCCCCTGAGGAGCTGGTGGTGAAGACCAAGGATGGTGTGGTAGAGATCACTG GAAAACATGAGGAGAGAAGGGACGAGCATGGCTACGTGTCCAGATGTTTCACCAGAAAGTACAC ACTCCCCCCTGGTGCGGACGCTGAGAAGGTGatgtcctccctctccccgGAGGGCGTGCTGACCGTGGAGGCTCCCCTGCCCAAACCCGCCATCCAGTCGGCCGAGATCAACATCCCTGTCACCCTAGACAGCAAGGCCAAGCCAGCGGTGGAAGCCAAGAAATAA